The following DNA comes from Thiovulum sp. ES.
ACAAAATCCATTTTTAACTCAAAAAGATATAGAGTATGCAATTGTCGAGGTTTGGACAACTTATCGAAATAAAATTGAGTTAATAAACAAAAATATAATTTTTAAAATTCAAGACAAAATTATCAGAAAATATTATAAAAGAGATAGTGGAGAGAACAGAAAAGGTGATTTAAGAATTTTTGAAATAAAGTTCAAATCGACTAAATTTACAAAAGTGATGAGTTTTTTAAGTCGTTATGGATATTCTGGAATTCAGAAAAATATCGAAGAGAATTTAGCGAAATATGATTCTAAAAAAGCTATCTTTTATAGAGATATTTTATATTTTTTAGATAAATTTAGTGAAAAAAGATTATTAAAATTAGCTTTAAAAAAGAGATTGAAAAGTTTTCTGAAATTTAACAAAAATCAGCATATTTTTGAGTCTCTACTATCATCTAAATTTTAAGAATTACAGCAAAGTTTATACAATTCAGTTTGATGAAAATCGATTTAAAAGAGTAAATCTGACTATTGAAATAGAGAAAAAAGTCCCGATAGCTTCTATTTCAGAAGATGAGATTTTGGGAGTTGATATAAATATTAAAAATAACTTGTTTGCAACTTCTGATAAAAATATAACAATAGATTATGATAGAAATATGCTAAATGATTATGTGAAATTTCTTAAAAAAATTGACAAAAGAGATAAAGATGAAAGTGGAAAAACTAAGAAATTAGGTAAAAAGCAGAATAAAATTTATCAAAAATGGCAAATCAGAATCCATAATATGATAATTGAAAAAATTGTAGAACTCGTTAAAAGTGCCAAAAATAGGGGATATTTTCATTTAGTTTTGGAAGATTTAGAACTTTTGGGAAAACTGAGAAGCGATAATTTAGAGTTTTCTATAAACAATGGTCGTCTGA
Coding sequences within:
- a CDS encoding putative transposase (PFAM: Probable transposase~IMG reference gene:2508611098_SP), translating into MSLYYHLNFKNYSKVYTIQFDENRFKRVNLTIEIEKKVPIASISEDEILGVDINIKNNLFATSDKNITIDYDRNMLNDYVKFLKKIDKRDKDESGKTKKLGKKQNKIYQKWQIRIHNMIIEKIVELVKSAKNRGYFHLVLEDLELLGKLRSDNLEFSINNGRL